From Staphylococcus sp. IVB6214:
TTTGTAATTTTAACGTTCATTTCTCCACCATTTGGAAGTGGGACACGTACTTCATCATTTAAATGCTTCCCAATTAAAGCTTGTGCCATTGGAGATTCATTTGAAATTTTACCGTTAAATGCATCAGATTCAGCAGAACCAACGATTTGGTAGCTTTCTTCGTCATCACCAGGTAATTCAACAAATGTGACTGTTTTACCAATTTGAACAACATTGTTATCGCCAGTATCTTCAATAATAAGAGCGTGAC
This genomic window contains:
- the greA gene encoding transcription elongation factor GreA produces the protein MENQKQYPMTQEGFEKLEQELEELKTVKRPEVVEKIKVARSFGDLSENSEYDAAKDEQGFIEQDIQRIETMLRHALIIEDTGDNNVVQIGKTVTFVELPGDDEESYQIVGSAESDAFNGKISNESPMAQALIGKHLNDEVRVPLPNGGEMNVKITNIQ